In one Bacillus sp. PK3_68 genomic region, the following are encoded:
- a CDS encoding putative sulfate exporter family transporter, giving the protein MQNVQLKKKLVQPKGKTAFLLPWIGGISFTFLIALLGYLLAQVPGFDHVGQLACAIIIAVAYRQLLGYPEVIRSGIAFSSKRLLRLAIILYGLKLNISMVLHEGLGLLVRDAGVIIFAIFLTLGIAKLLKADQMISLLLGVGTGVCGAAAIAAVAPIVKSDDDDTAISVGIIALVGTIFAIAYTILRPFLPLSAVDYGIWSGISLHEIAHVALAGAPAGQEGLAMALLAKLGRVFLLVPLCFIVMYLMKRKSAENHSEAKVEFPWSLIGFLVMSLFGSYILGHSIHVSDKTMNGVANMTTWLLTAAMVGLGLNVNLRDLRTKAFRPLIAMVLTSICLSILAYFII; this is encoded by the coding sequence ATGCAGAATGTTCAACTCAAAAAAAAGCTTGTCCAGCCAAAAGGCAAGACAGCTTTTCTTCTTCCATGGATCGGCGGGATCTCCTTTACGTTTCTGATTGCTTTGCTGGGATACTTATTAGCTCAGGTGCCTGGGTTTGATCATGTCGGCCAGTTAGCCTGCGCTATCATAATTGCTGTTGCGTATCGGCAATTACTCGGATATCCAGAAGTCATTCGTTCCGGTATTGCTTTCTCCTCTAAAAGACTGCTAAGACTGGCAATTATTTTATATGGATTGAAACTAAATATTAGTATGGTTCTGCATGAGGGTCTTGGGCTGCTCGTACGGGATGCGGGAGTCATCATTTTTGCTATCTTCTTAACGTTAGGAATCGCTAAATTGCTTAAAGCTGATCAAATGATTTCTCTCCTTCTCGGTGTCGGTACGGGTGTTTGCGGAGCAGCTGCTATTGCAGCGGTGGCTCCTATCGTCAAATCAGACGATGACGATACGGCCATTAGTGTCGGAATCATTGCATTGGTCGGCACAATATTTGCTATTGCCTATACCATCTTACGGCCGTTTCTTCCTTTATCAGCGGTTGACTATGGCATCTGGTCAGGCATCAGCCTGCATGAAATTGCCCATGTAGCCTTAGCAGGAGCACCGGCCGGCCAAGAAGGGTTAGCTATGGCCTTGCTCGCCAAATTGGGGCGTGTCTTTCTACTCGTTCCGTTATGCTTTATTGTTATGTATTTGATGAAGCGCAAATCAGCGGAGAATCACTCCGAAGCAAAAGTGGAATTCCCGTGGTCTTTAATTGGATTTCTTGTGATGAGCCTTTTTGGGAGCTATATTCTCGGCCACTCTATTCACGTTTCAGACAAGACAATGAACGGAGTAGCTAATATGACAACTTGGCTTCTGACAGCAGCTATGGTGGGTCTCGGGTTAAATGTGAATCTGCGGGACTTACGTACAAAAGCGTTCAGGCCTTTAATCGCTATGGTCCTTACCTCTATTTGCTTATCCATCCTTGCTTACTTTATCATTTAG